The genomic DNA AATAATTTATCTTAAGATAATTATTAAATTCATTCAGCATTGCAAAAAATAAACTAAAGCACAAGACATACATGTAATTAAACCCTGAAATCACAGCCACAATAAATCCACTCCAACCAAGTCCTGAGGTTAATCCTAAAAATAAATAATTTTTAAAAAATATGACAAATATTGAACCTACAAGTCCATTAAGAAAAGCACTAGTAAATACCGTGTAAAATTTATACTTAAACTCATTAACGCAAAAAAATTTACTCAGCATCTTTCTGTCGCTCAATATTTCAAGCTTTAATCCTAAAATAGTTCTCTTATGTATAAATACACAAAATCCCCAAATCAAAACACCAAATAAAAGTAAATATGGCAAAGAAGTATCAAAAGTAAATATTTTATCAATACTTTTTGTTTGACTCAAAAATCCATTTGAAACTATAAGCTTTGATATAAATCCATCTACCAATCTTTGATTTCCATAAGACATCAAAAGACCCGTAAGCATCTCATTTACTCCAAAAAAGAATGTTAAAAAAAAGGGAATAATTCCTATGAGACTAACTAAAAATGAACTTAAAATCATTATTAATACAAAATTAAAATATGTAAGTCCAAATAATTCACAAAGTACATAAGCTAAATACGCTCCAAAATAAACTTGACCCTCATGTCCAAGATTCAAGTTATTACTTCTAGCACAAGTAGAAATTCCAGTTGCGATCAACAAAAGCAATATAAAATTCCAAAACATTGCCTTAATATAAGACAAACTAAAAAAACCATCAAAAAAATAACTAATAACCAATGCACTAAATGAAAAAACTAAGAACACATATTCTTTCTTAAATGATTTCATATAAATAACAGTTCCTTTAAGCTTGCTTTATTAATATGTTCCCTCTTCATTCTAAGTACAACTTCACCTGTCTTGATAGCTAAAACATCATCAGATAGAAGCAGTAGCTCATCTAAATTAGGAGTGATTAATAATACGGGCTTCTGCTTAGCAAAATTACGAATAAAAATAGCTACTTCATTATACGCCCTATAGTCTAGATTACTAAGAGGTGAAAAACAAATCAAAAAACTCTTTGTAATATACTGCTCTCTAAAAAGAGCAAGTTTTTTTAAAGTTCCCCCAGAAAACGAAAAAGACTTAGAATAAAAAGTTTTCATTATCTTATCATCACAATATTCCATATCTTTCTTAAAAAATTCTTTAAGCTTATTAATAATAGATTCCTTAATAAAAATCTCATCCTCAAAACTCATTATTTTTGCTAAGAAGCTATCCAATATAGTACTATCATCAGAGAACAAATTTCCAATACCTAAGGGTAAAAATCCTGCCTTTAGGTCATAAATATTAATATATTCATATCTTTTTCCATTCACTTTTATACATCCCACAAATGGAATTTCTCCCAAAAATAATTTTTCCCATGTCTTTATTACCGCCTCTTCTGCAATAATTCCAAAAACCCCTCTTTCTTTTAAAGAAAAACTAATATCATACTTCCAAAAATCTTCAAAAAATAAACTAAATTTTATAAAATCTTCATTTAACTTATCATAATTAATATTTGTAGAAATAAATTTATCATCTGGTATTTCAAGCTTGCTAAGTATTGTCTCTTTGTTTGTTGTTCTAAAGCATTTACCTTCTTTTAAGATAATAAACTCATCGCTAAAGTTTATAGCACTCCCAATTTCTCTATGTGTAATAAAAAGAGAAGTAACACCTGCATTCTTAAGATTTTCAAGCAATTTAATAAATTCTTTAGCTTCTTTTTGAGAAAAGTAAGCTACGCTTTCATCAAAAATAATAATCTTTGCATTGTTCTTAAGAGAAGAAATGATAAGCAAAAGATATATCTCTTTAATATTTAAATCTTGTATTCTCTTGTCTAAATTAAAATCAATATTATAAAATTGCCTTATCCACCTATAATATCTATAGGTCTTAGATTTATTCATTGGAGCAAAAAATTTAGAATCAAACCAATAAATATTAAGATATTCCCATACTCTCAAATTCATATTAAGTTTTGGTATCTGAGATACAAGATAAATACCATTACGCTTTGCCTCGTCCACATTCCAATTTTTCTGTATTTTATTATCTACAAATACATCTCCACTATCAAAATGAACAACCCCAGCTATTATTTTAGATAAAGTACTCTTTCCTTCTCCATTTCTACCAATTACAGTCAAAATTTTGGCTTCTTCAATCTTTAAATTAACACTATCTAGAATGGGTCTCTCAATATCTGGAAAAGATTTGACTATGTTTTTAAACTCTATCATAAAATCATTCTAAATTTATCTTTATCCCAATATCACTTATCTCTTTTATCTTATCTTCAAGATCCTTCTTAATCTCATCACTAATGTTTTCTACATAAAATTTATTTAAAAAATTAAATGAAACTCCCATTTCTCCAAGACCAAGCACCTCATAAGTACCATACTTAATCTCTGCCCTTAAAGCTTTACTCAATACCTTTTCTAAATAAAATCTTTGATTTGTAATACCTGAGCCAATTATATTGTCTTTATTATTCAAATAATCTTCACTATCAAATAGAACTGCAAAAACATTGTGTTCACGCACCGATGAAAGCACTCCCTCAACAGCCGATCCCACAATAGGAAGGACTACAGAAACTTTTGAATTTAAAATTAAAGAATCCGTTAAAGCCTTTACCTTATTACTGTCGTACCAGTTCCCCAAAGTTCTAAAGAAAACTTCTGAATCTAAAACTTCACTAACTCCATTTTTAAAATAAGGAAAAATATAATCATTCATAACGGGATATTCTTGTCCAGAAATCAAGGCTACATTTTTATTTGACAAATCAAAATTTTTTAAAAATAGGCCCACATAATAACCCAAAATATAAGCTTCTTCTGCAACATTATAAGACAAGGAATACACCTGAGGATTAGTATTTTTAACCAAAGAGTCAAAAATTAAAAATTTAGTATAAGGATAGTTTTTTGAAATCTTATCAATAATTCCTTGCATTGCATTATTTGCTGTTATTAAGAAATCATATTTGTGATGACTTAATAATTTTTCAAGCAATTCTATCCATTCACTTTGGTTAAACCCAGCTTCAAATAACTTAATTTCAATATCTTTTCTCTTCTTTTGGAATTCAATCAAAAAATCATACATTCCCTTATAAGAAGGAGAACCACTAATGATCCCTGGAATAAATAATGCAATCTTTTCCCCTGGTGAAGTTTTAAGCTCTCTAATTTTAAAAAAATTAATATACACAAATAAAAATAAGCAAATTAATGAAATAAAAATCCAAAAAATTCTAATTAATAGAAATTTATTCACAAAAATAAAACACCTTTTCCTCAGAAATCATAACATCTAGTTTAATATCATTAGAACAAAAAGGTACAAAATTAAAAATTTGAAAATCAAAGCAAACACCAACTTTTAAAAAGAGCCCTCTTTGTAGAAAGATATCATAAAATCCTCCACCACGTCCAACTCTATGTCCTGTTTTACTTGAAAATGCAAGACCTGGTACTAATACAACAGAATACTTATCACTATTAAACTCAACACAAGAAATAGGTTCTAACAAATTAAACTTGCCAATCTTAAGAGAAGAGGTTCCAAAATATTTAAAAAAATTCATGTTATATCTATCTAAAATTTTTGGTAAAAAAACTTCAAAGTTTAGCTTTAATAAAGAATTTAACAATTCTTGGATTTGAACCTCAAAGCGCATAGGATAATACGATAAAATCTGACAAACATTTATATTTTCAATAAATTTTAGCAAATTTAGAGAAATAGCTACACTAGACTTATCTATTTTGTCTATTTCATAAGTTTTAAAAAACGCAGTTATTTTATCTCTAATTTCTTGCTTTAATAAGGACATGCTCATAAAATTAAAATTCTATAGGTTTTAATAAGTAAAATTCATCAACTCTTAAATTACTAGGTACATCACCATTAGTACGGGTTAAATACATTTTAAAAGAATGAATTGTTTTAAAAAATTTCTTTAACAAAGACAATCTATTTTTTTTATAATCTTCAAAAAAGTTTGAAATAGACCCATGAATAATTAATTTTTCAAAAATATTAGATGAATTCTTTACAATATCTTCTATGAAAAAAAACATATTTGCCAAATAAACAAAATTATTAAAAAGAATACCTATCCTTCCTCTCAGATAGTTAACATCATTAATCATATCAATCCTATTTCCTAAAGTACGATTTTCATCTTCTAAACTCCACTTTGAATATATGATATTAAATCTAGAATCTTTTACTAGATTCTCATATACAAAATCAAATCTAAAACTATCTTCAATATATCTTGAAAATATGTAGTTTGAACTCCTATTGCATAAAGAAATAAAATTCTTACGAGATTTTTCTCTAAGATTTTGTATTGTATTTTTAAATACAGGATCACTAGTTTTACTCAAAAAAGAATTATCATCCCAAAGCAAAACACTAGTACCTTCTGAAACGAAATATTCATTCTTATTATAATGTTTAAGAACGCCTTCAAAAACACTCACAAAATAACTATTATAATATTCACAATTAGCATAAAATTTTGCTGGTGTATCTGTCATAAAAAAATGATTATTAATATCAATAGAAAGCGAAGATCCTTTAACAATTTCATAAATAACAACTTCTAAACTTCCCTTAAATAAATATATTTTTGCATCCTGCACATCTTTAAGAGAAGAATAAAAAATAAGACTATGTGTATTAGAATAAAAAGTTAAATCAGATGAGACACCATTTATTCCATACAAGCCTATCTTAATTTTTGAATTATCTCCAACTTCAATAAAATCATA from Borrelia turcica IST7 includes the following:
- a CDS encoding ABC transporter permease; translated protein: MKSFKKEYVFLVFSFSALVISYFFDGFFSLSYIKAMFWNFILLLLIATGISTCARSNNLNLGHEGQVYFGAYLAYVLCELFGLTYFNFVLIMILSSFLVSLIGIIPFFLTFFFGVNEMLTGLLMSYGNQRLVDGFISKLIVSNGFLSQTKSIDKIFTFDTSLPYLLLFGVLIWGFCVFIHKRTILGLKLEILSDRKMLSKFFCVNEFKYKFYTVFTSAFLNGLVGSIFVIFFKNYLFLGLTSGLGWSGFIVAVISGFNYMYVLCFSLFFAMLNEFNNYLKINYSFNYEFISLYQAVSIFFSLFLINSGKK
- a CDS encoding ATP-binding cassette domain-containing protein; this translates as MIEFKNIVKSFPDIERPILDSVNLKIEEAKILTVIGRNGEGKSTLSKIIAGVVHFDSGDVFVDNKIQKNWNVDEAKRNGIYLVSQIPKLNMNLRVWEYLNIYWFDSKFFAPMNKSKTYRYYRWIRQFYNIDFNLDKRIQDLNIKEIYLLLIISSLKNNAKIIIFDESVAYFSQKEAKEFIKLLENLKNAGVTSLFITHREIGSAINFSDEFIILKEGKCFRTTNKETILSKLEIPDDKFISTNINYDKLNEDFIKFSLFFEDFWKYDISFSLKERGVFGIIAEEAVIKTWEKLFLGEIPFVGCIKVNGKRYEYINIYDLKAGFLPLGIGNLFSDDSTILDSFLAKIMSFEDEIFIKESIINKLKEFFKKDMEYCDDKIMKTFYSKSFSFSGGTLKKLALFREQYITKSFLICFSPLSNLDYRAYNEVAIFIRNFAKQKPVLLITPNLDELLLLSDDVLAIKTGEVVLRMKREHINKASLKELLFI
- a CDS encoding 5-formyltetrahydrofolate cyclo-ligase, with amino-acid sequence MSMSLLKQEIRDKITAFFKTYEIDKIDKSSVAISLNLLKFIENINVCQILSYYPMRFEVQIQELLNSLLKLNFEVFLPKILDRYNMNFFKYFGTSSLKIGKFNLLEPISCVEFNSDKYSVVLVPGLAFSSKTGHRVGRGGGFYDIFLQRGLFLKVGVCFDFQIFNFVPFCSNDIKLDVMISEEKVFYFCE
- a CDS encoding BMP family ABC transporter substrate-binding protein, with translation MNKFLLIRIFWIFISLICLFLFVYINFFKIRELKTSPGEKIALFIPGIISGSPSYKGMYDFLIEFQKKRKDIEIKLFEAGFNQSEWIELLEKLLSHHKYDFLITANNAMQGIIDKISKNYPYTKFLIFDSLVKNTNPQVYSLSYNVAEEAYILGYYVGLFLKNFDLSNKNVALISGQEYPVMNDYIFPYFKNGVSEVLDSEVFFRTLGNWYDSNKVKALTDSLILNSKVSVVLPIVGSAVEGVLSSVREHNVFAVLFDSEDYLNNKDNIIGSGITNQRFYLEKVLSKALRAEIKYGTYEVLGLGEMGVSFNFLNKFYVENISDEIKKDLEDKIKEISDIGIKINLE